The Cloeon dipterum chromosome 3, ieCloDipt1.1, whole genome shotgun sequence genome includes a region encoding these proteins:
- the Tmf gene encoding TATA element modulatory factor isoform X1: MSWFDTTGIASLAKNALKEAQRTIDKALDIKDDEVPSKPTTSTEDETDGFFSSWGIKSPTSGTTAVHSTKSTVDSAVQEEPTPSSANTGNIWGSFTGSFFEAESSKTTTAEDASEPVSIQPKKVSGAVEKPKDSIKPPATLSVTRQAIQGRRVAANTNRLSVISSSTGSPDDGCGSESVGVLGSTSESSLSPETAEACQHVEQSSPESVGVIAGGSSSDISELTSPSSVEVIGWSEAESPCSPIAAPIRPIGLFPLQPRPQSSLQSPVSDILTPESVEFIPEFKNSELVINEEESEASLADDSSTSASSTTTTTVMEPRVPDLTASVHMRTMLAEAMEEQASSNSSEKSSQTAGRDQHSPVSSLTSEPIKIECGQLSGQTSGDELETTTSSDIEIISSPNGDGSSTHSRQSPTKLHPLVTAVRGELPSSGSPDSTNSDRTSHRYPGIDPKAPSEEMLKRINELQTILDARETKLFELGKINVELQENNVELHRQLEMGLQNQAANTQDVGQITEEFTQRLSALERRFQQAIRDKEAVKKQLDSVKQEASSKVAASELQAIVSEKDEEIKELREEGEKLSKQQLQLSTLVKKLRAKEKDLEAAAKTNKQHLSDLNQEAERLKKSLSAKEEVERSQIEAVNRLTAQVKRQDRELSALQIQLNDSKEEKDRLQTTLESTNKEMTELRSSQLSSELAQRQILSHQLEEKQREINKLQITHQRELEELRREFIANSASGSQREEQLRKEYTGLLKKLQLAETRAEELAQCTSDSTKPLLRQLEALQSSASSQQQLAERTERQLCDKIAELQAKLAAVTEQERVSRELKTGLSAQIGALQAEITTLSATNRELQSQNKVLLKENERLSDCLSNLERTTAEDVRSLRAEVSSLKDQLSIQQAATEAEKRHTTALEFKLKQAEIARTQLMEQTPLTVTIGSQAMTSSTPPRSSPAPSLTESVMSASWMQDDILNGVPSVSLMSDHAGPSSALLENLQSQLKWREGEIAQMRLRTRRLEAERTDLSKQVADLTAKAETQSSELERFVELERKYDALLQMYGEQIEVNQELRMDLIDVKDMFKIQIEALVSNQANTPS; encoded by the exons ATGAGTTGGTTCGACACTACTGGCATCGCCAGTTTGGCGAAAAATGCATTGAAAGAGGCCCAAAGAACGATCGACAAAGCGCTGGATATCAAAGATGATGAAGTTCCCTCAAAAC CCACTACGTCGACAGAAGATGAAACTGATGGCTTTTTCTCGAGTTGGGGCATCAAAAGTCCAACCAGTGGGACTACTGCCGTGCATTCCACCAAGAGTACAGTGGACTCCGCCGTCCAGGAAGAGCCGACTCCTTCATCTGCCAACACCGGTAATATTTGGGGATCATTTACAGGCTCATTTTTTGAAGCAGAGTCGTCAAAGACAACAACGGCGG AAGATGCCTCAGAGCCGGTTTCTATACAACCCAAGAAAGTTTCGGGTGCTGTAGAAAAACCAAAAGATTCGATTAAGCCTCCAGCCACTCTGAGTGTGACTCGGCAAGCGATTCAGGGAAGAAGAGTGGCTGCCAACACCAACAGGCTTTCTGTGATATCTTCAAGTACTGGAAGTCCAGACGATGGATGTGGCAGCGAAAGTGTTGGGGTTTTGGGCTCCACCAGCGAGAGCAGTCTCTCGCCTGAAACCGCAGAAGCATG ccAACACGTTGAGCAAAGTTCTCCAGAGTCTGTTGGTGTGATTGCTGGAGGAAGCAGTAGCGACATCAGCGAGCTCACTTCTCCCAGTTCCGTAGAGGTCATTGGATGGAGTGAAGCGGAATCCCCTTGCTCGCCAATAGCAGCGCCAATACGACCGATTGGTTTGTTTCCACTCCAGCCGCGTCCGCAGTCCTCCCTGCAGAGCCCAGTGAGCGACATCTTAACCCCCGAAAGTGTagag ttcatTCCTGAGTTCAAGAATTCAGAGCTT GTGATAAATGAGGAAGAGTCAGAGGCGAGCTTGGCTGACGACAGCTCCACCTCAGCCTCAAGCACAACGACCACGACTGTGATGGAACCTAGAGTGCCTGATCTCACGGCCAGCGTTCACATGAGAACGATGCTTGCAGAAGCGATGGAAGAACAGGCCAGTTCTAACTCATCTGAGAAAAGTTCGCAAACTGCAGGAAGAGATCAGCACTCTCCAGTGTCGTCTCTGAC GTCTGAGCccataaaaattgagtgtGGCCAGCTGAGTGGACAAACGTCGGGCGATGAGCTTGAGACAACAACTTCATCCGACATTGAGATTATATCAAGTCCCAATGGGGACGGCAGTAGCACACATTCCAGACAGAGTCCTACCAAGCTTCATCCTTTAGTTACTGCTGTTAGGGGCGAACTGCCCAGCAGCGGATCGCCTGACTCCACCAACTCGGACCGTACTTCCCACAGATACCCAGGAATCGACCCTAAAGCGCCAAGTGAGGAGATGCTGAAGAGAATAAACGAACTGCAAACCATTCTAGACGCGCGGGAAACTAAGCTTTTCGAGCTGGGTAAAATAAATGTAGAGCTGCAAGAGAACAACGTAGAATTGCACAG ACAACTGGAGATGGGCTTACAAAATCAAGCTGCAAACACGCAAGACGTTGGTCAAATAACAGAGGAGTTTACGCAGCGCCTGTCCGCGCTGGAGCGGCGTTTCCAGCAGGCTATAAGAGATAAAGAGGCGGTGAAAAAGCAGTTAGAC AGCGTGAAGCAGGAAGCCTCGTCAAAAGTGGCCGCGTCAGAGCTTCAGGCGATTGTTAGCGAGAAGGACGAGGAGATTAAGGAGCTGAGAGAGGAGGGTGAAAAGCTTTCCAAGCAGCAGCTGCAGTTGTCCACCTTGGTCAAGAAGCTGAGGGCCAAGGAAAAGGATCTGGAGGCTGCTGCTAAAACTAACAA gcaACATTTGTCTGATCTTAATCAAGAGGCGGAAAGATTGAAAAAATCCCTTTCCGCGAAAGAGGAGGTTGAACGAAGCCAAATCGAAGCTGTCAATCGGCTCACAGCTCAAGTGAAACGGCAGGACCGGGAGCTGAGCGCACTGCAGATCCAGTTGAACGATTCCAAAGAGGAAAAAGATAGGCTGCAAACTACACTGGAATCGACTAATAA AGAAATGACTGAGTTACGTTCATCACAGCTGAGCTCGGAGCTTGCCCAGCGGCAGATCTTATCTCACCAGCTGGAGGAAAAGCAGCGAGAGATCAACAAGCTGCAGATCACGCACCAAAGAGAGCTTGAAGAACTGCGCAGGGAATTCATCGCAAACTCGGCATCAGGCTCGCAAAGGGAAGAACAGCTAAGGAAAGAATACACCGGACTCTTGAAAAAGTTGCAGTTGGCCGAAACTAGGGCGGAGGAATTGGCGCAGTGCACGTCCGACTCGACAAAGCCTCTTTTGAGACAGCTGGAAGCACTGCAGTCCAGTGCATCCTCTCAACAGCAACTGGCTGAAAGAACAGAGCGCCAGCTGTGCGACAAAATTGCAGAGTTGCAGGCTAAGTTAGCAGCTGTCACGGAGCAGGAACGAGTGAGTCGGGAGCTCAAGACTGGACTTTCCGCTCAAATCGGTGCTTTGCAAGCTGAAATTACTACTTTGAGCGCCACTAATAGAGAGCTGCAGAGTCAAAATAAGGTTCTGCTGAAGGAGAATGAAAG ATTGTCTGATTGCCTGTCAAATTTGGAGAGGACCACTGCAGAAGACGTTCGAAGTCTTAGGGCTGAAGTTTCATCCTTGAAAGACCAGTTATCAATTCAGCAGGCTGCAACAGAAGCTGAGAAACGGCATACGACGGCCCTAGAATTCAAGTTGAAACAAGCTGAAATAGCTCGAACTCAACTTATGGAACAGACTCCTCTTACT gtGACGATAGGTTCGCAAGCAATGACTTCCAGCACTCCTCCACGGTCGTCGCCGGCACCTTCTCTGACTGAAAGCGTGATGAGTGCGAGCTGGATGCAGGACGACATCCTCAACGGCGTTCCATCAGTTAGCCTCATGAGTGACCACGCAGGCCCTTCGTCTGCCCTGCTTGAAAACCTCCAATCGCAGCTGAAGTGGAGGGAAGGAGAAATAGCGCAGATGCGTTTGCGGACCCGTCGACTGGAGGCGGAGAGGACCGATCTCTCCAAGCAGGTGGCCGACCTGACCGCCAAGGCAGAGACGCAATCCTCCGAGCTGGAGAGATTTGTCGAGTTGGAAAGGAAGTACGACGCCCTGTTGCAGATGTATGGCGAGCAAATAGAGGTCAACCAGGAGCTGCGAATGGACTTGATTGATGTGAAAGACATGTTCAAAATTCAGATCGAAGCGCTGGTCAGCAACCAGGCAAACACTCCTTCCTGA
- the LOC135939672 gene encoding cuticle protein 7-like encodes MAFKVLALLALAACPMVLAQQYGQYGHGQQVEQYLHEPHYAFEYAVHDDHTKDIHSHKESRKGDRTEGEYSLVEPDGTIRTVKYHVDGKSGFIAEVIRSGHAVHAPAVVAKPVVAYKPVVATYKPIVATYKPVVAAYKPIVAAHPAATSYVQNGHFNHGVNHY; translated from the exons ATGGCCTTCAAG GTTCTCGCCCTCCTCGCCCTCGCCGCCTGCCCCATGGTCTTGGCCCAGCAGTACGGACAGTACGGACACGGACAGCAGGTCGAGCAATAC TTGCACGAGCCGCATTACGCTTTCGAGTACGCCGTGCACGATGACCACACCAAGGACATCCACTCGCACAAGGAGTCCCGCAAGGGCGACCGCACCGAGGGAGAGTACAGCCTGGTGGAGCCCGACGGCACCATCCGCACCGTCAAGTACCACGTCGACGGAAAGAGCGGCTTCATCGCTGAGGTCATCCGCTCCGGACACGCCGTCCACGCCCCTGCCGTCGTCGCCAAGCCCGTCGTCGCCTACAAGCCCGTTGTCGCCACCTACAAGCCCATTGTCGCCACTTACAAGCCCGTGGTGGCCGCCTACAAGCCCATCGTTGCCGCGCATCCCGCCGCCACCAGCTACGTGCAGAACGGACACTTCAACCACGGAGTCAACCACTactaa
- the LOC135939673 gene encoding cuticle protein 7-like, with amino-acid sequence MAFKVLALLALAACPMVLAQQYGQYGHGQQVEQYVSEPHYAYEYAVHDEHTKDIHSQKESRKGDRTEGEYSLVEPDGTIRTVKYHVDGKSGFIAEVIRSGHAVHAPAVVAKPVVAYKPVVAAYKPIVAAAPVYQHAAPAYQAAPAATSYVQNGHNSQYNRHY; translated from the exons ATGGCATTCAAG GTTCTCGCCCTCCTCGCCCTCGCCGCCTGCCCCATGGTCTTGGCCCAGCAGTACGGACAGTACGGACACGGACAGCAGGTCGAGCAATAC GTGAGCGAGCCGCACTACGCTTACGAGTACGCAGTGCACGACGAGCACACCAAGGACATCCACTCGCAAAAGGAGTCCCGCAAGGGTGACCGCACCGAGGGAGAGTACAGCCTGGTGGAGCCCGACGGCACCATCCGCACCGTCAAGTACCACGTCGACGGCAAGAGCGGCTTCATCGCTGAGGTCATCCGTTCCGGACACGCTGTCCACGCCCCTGCCGTCGTCGCCAAGCCCGTCGTCGCCTACAAGCCCGTCGTCGCTGCTTACAAGCCCATCGTGGCCGCCGCCCCCGTCTACCAgcacgccgcccccgcctaccaagccgcccccgccgccacCAGCTACGTGCAGAACGGACACAACAGCCAGTACAACCGTCACTACTAA
- the LOC135939390 gene encoding cuticle protein 7-like, whose translation MNKLLVSFALVAAAGAFAQEYQPVYHAVLAEEQLAPPRYAFEYSVHDEESKDIHSHKESRDGDKTEGEYSLVEPDGGVRTVKYHVDGNSGFIAEVIRSGQVAVPVPIKPLVVAKPVYIKPAVVQHVYQPQYVQVPTPASYVNSRAFEARSFNAAPLYNQRNVEEAALPTTTEMYQESSTDEPARA comes from the exons ATGAACAAG TTGCTCGTTTCCTTCGCCCTGGTTGCCGCGGCCGGCGCCTTTGCCCAGGAGTACCAGCCGGTGTACCACGCCGTGCTGGCCGAGGAGCAGCTGGCCCCTCCGAGGTACGCCTTTGAGTACTCGGTGCACGACGAGGAGAGCAAGGACATCCACTCGCACAAGGAGTCCCGCGACGGCGACAAGACCGAGGGCGAGTACAGCCTGGTGGAGCCCGACGGCGGCGTACGCACCGTCAAGTACCACGTGGACGGCAACAGCGGCTTCATCGCCGAGGTGATCCGCTCCGGACAGGTGGCCGTGCCCGTGCCCATCAAGCCCCTGGTGGTGGCCAAGCCGGTGTACATCAAGCCCGCGGTGGTGCAGCACGTCTACCAGCCGCAGTACGTGCAGGTGCCCACTCCGGCCTCGTACGTCAACTCGCGCGCCTTCGAGGCCCGCTCCTTCAACGCCGCGCCCCTGTACAACCAGAGGAACGTGGAGGAGGCCGCCCTGCCCACCACCACCGAGATGTACCAGGAGAGCTCCACCGACGAGCCCGCCAGAGCCTGA
- the Tmf gene encoding TATA element modulatory factor isoform X2, with the protein MSWFDTTGIASLAKNALKEAQRTIDKALDIKDDEVPSKPTTSTEDETDGFFSSWGIKSPTSGTTAVHSTKSTVDSAVQEEPTPSSANTGNIWGSFTGSFFEAESSKTTTAEDASEPVSIQPKKVSGAVEKPKDSIKPPATLSVTRQAIQGRRVAANTNRLSVISSSTGSPDDGCGSESVGVLGSTSESSLSPETAEACQHVEQSSPESVGVIAGGSSSDISELTSPSSVEVIGWSEAESPCSPIAAPIRPIGLFPLQPRPQSSLQSPVSDILTPESVEVINEEESEASLADDSSTSASSTTTTTVMEPRVPDLTASVHMRTMLAEAMEEQASSNSSEKSSQTAGRDQHSPVSSLTSEPIKIECGQLSGQTSGDELETTTSSDIEIISSPNGDGSSTHSRQSPTKLHPLVTAVRGELPSSGSPDSTNSDRTSHRYPGIDPKAPSEEMLKRINELQTILDARETKLFELGKINVELQENNVELHRQLEMGLQNQAANTQDVGQITEEFTQRLSALERRFQQAIRDKEAVKKQLDSVKQEASSKVAASELQAIVSEKDEEIKELREEGEKLSKQQLQLSTLVKKLRAKEKDLEAAAKTNKQHLSDLNQEAERLKKSLSAKEEVERSQIEAVNRLTAQVKRQDRELSALQIQLNDSKEEKDRLQTTLESTNKEMTELRSSQLSSELAQRQILSHQLEEKQREINKLQITHQRELEELRREFIANSASGSQREEQLRKEYTGLLKKLQLAETRAEELAQCTSDSTKPLLRQLEALQSSASSQQQLAERTERQLCDKIAELQAKLAAVTEQERVSRELKTGLSAQIGALQAEITTLSATNRELQSQNKVLLKENERLSDCLSNLERTTAEDVRSLRAEVSSLKDQLSIQQAATEAEKRHTTALEFKLKQAEIARTQLMEQTPLTVTIGSQAMTSSTPPRSSPAPSLTESVMSASWMQDDILNGVPSVSLMSDHAGPSSALLENLQSQLKWREGEIAQMRLRTRRLEAERTDLSKQVADLTAKAETQSSELERFVELERKYDALLQMYGEQIEVNQELRMDLIDVKDMFKIQIEALVSNQANTPS; encoded by the exons ATGAGTTGGTTCGACACTACTGGCATCGCCAGTTTGGCGAAAAATGCATTGAAAGAGGCCCAAAGAACGATCGACAAAGCGCTGGATATCAAAGATGATGAAGTTCCCTCAAAAC CCACTACGTCGACAGAAGATGAAACTGATGGCTTTTTCTCGAGTTGGGGCATCAAAAGTCCAACCAGTGGGACTACTGCCGTGCATTCCACCAAGAGTACAGTGGACTCCGCCGTCCAGGAAGAGCCGACTCCTTCATCTGCCAACACCGGTAATATTTGGGGATCATTTACAGGCTCATTTTTTGAAGCAGAGTCGTCAAAGACAACAACGGCGG AAGATGCCTCAGAGCCGGTTTCTATACAACCCAAGAAAGTTTCGGGTGCTGTAGAAAAACCAAAAGATTCGATTAAGCCTCCAGCCACTCTGAGTGTGACTCGGCAAGCGATTCAGGGAAGAAGAGTGGCTGCCAACACCAACAGGCTTTCTGTGATATCTTCAAGTACTGGAAGTCCAGACGATGGATGTGGCAGCGAAAGTGTTGGGGTTTTGGGCTCCACCAGCGAGAGCAGTCTCTCGCCTGAAACCGCAGAAGCATG ccAACACGTTGAGCAAAGTTCTCCAGAGTCTGTTGGTGTGATTGCTGGAGGAAGCAGTAGCGACATCAGCGAGCTCACTTCTCCCAGTTCCGTAGAGGTCATTGGATGGAGTGAAGCGGAATCCCCTTGCTCGCCAATAGCAGCGCCAATACGACCGATTGGTTTGTTTCCACTCCAGCCGCGTCCGCAGTCCTCCCTGCAGAGCCCAGTGAGCGACATCTTAACCCCCGAAAGTGTagag GTGATAAATGAGGAAGAGTCAGAGGCGAGCTTGGCTGACGACAGCTCCACCTCAGCCTCAAGCACAACGACCACGACTGTGATGGAACCTAGAGTGCCTGATCTCACGGCCAGCGTTCACATGAGAACGATGCTTGCAGAAGCGATGGAAGAACAGGCCAGTTCTAACTCATCTGAGAAAAGTTCGCAAACTGCAGGAAGAGATCAGCACTCTCCAGTGTCGTCTCTGAC GTCTGAGCccataaaaattgagtgtGGCCAGCTGAGTGGACAAACGTCGGGCGATGAGCTTGAGACAACAACTTCATCCGACATTGAGATTATATCAAGTCCCAATGGGGACGGCAGTAGCACACATTCCAGACAGAGTCCTACCAAGCTTCATCCTTTAGTTACTGCTGTTAGGGGCGAACTGCCCAGCAGCGGATCGCCTGACTCCACCAACTCGGACCGTACTTCCCACAGATACCCAGGAATCGACCCTAAAGCGCCAAGTGAGGAGATGCTGAAGAGAATAAACGAACTGCAAACCATTCTAGACGCGCGGGAAACTAAGCTTTTCGAGCTGGGTAAAATAAATGTAGAGCTGCAAGAGAACAACGTAGAATTGCACAG ACAACTGGAGATGGGCTTACAAAATCAAGCTGCAAACACGCAAGACGTTGGTCAAATAACAGAGGAGTTTACGCAGCGCCTGTCCGCGCTGGAGCGGCGTTTCCAGCAGGCTATAAGAGATAAAGAGGCGGTGAAAAAGCAGTTAGAC AGCGTGAAGCAGGAAGCCTCGTCAAAAGTGGCCGCGTCAGAGCTTCAGGCGATTGTTAGCGAGAAGGACGAGGAGATTAAGGAGCTGAGAGAGGAGGGTGAAAAGCTTTCCAAGCAGCAGCTGCAGTTGTCCACCTTGGTCAAGAAGCTGAGGGCCAAGGAAAAGGATCTGGAGGCTGCTGCTAAAACTAACAA gcaACATTTGTCTGATCTTAATCAAGAGGCGGAAAGATTGAAAAAATCCCTTTCCGCGAAAGAGGAGGTTGAACGAAGCCAAATCGAAGCTGTCAATCGGCTCACAGCTCAAGTGAAACGGCAGGACCGGGAGCTGAGCGCACTGCAGATCCAGTTGAACGATTCCAAAGAGGAAAAAGATAGGCTGCAAACTACACTGGAATCGACTAATAA AGAAATGACTGAGTTACGTTCATCACAGCTGAGCTCGGAGCTTGCCCAGCGGCAGATCTTATCTCACCAGCTGGAGGAAAAGCAGCGAGAGATCAACAAGCTGCAGATCACGCACCAAAGAGAGCTTGAAGAACTGCGCAGGGAATTCATCGCAAACTCGGCATCAGGCTCGCAAAGGGAAGAACAGCTAAGGAAAGAATACACCGGACTCTTGAAAAAGTTGCAGTTGGCCGAAACTAGGGCGGAGGAATTGGCGCAGTGCACGTCCGACTCGACAAAGCCTCTTTTGAGACAGCTGGAAGCACTGCAGTCCAGTGCATCCTCTCAACAGCAACTGGCTGAAAGAACAGAGCGCCAGCTGTGCGACAAAATTGCAGAGTTGCAGGCTAAGTTAGCAGCTGTCACGGAGCAGGAACGAGTGAGTCGGGAGCTCAAGACTGGACTTTCCGCTCAAATCGGTGCTTTGCAAGCTGAAATTACTACTTTGAGCGCCACTAATAGAGAGCTGCAGAGTCAAAATAAGGTTCTGCTGAAGGAGAATGAAAG ATTGTCTGATTGCCTGTCAAATTTGGAGAGGACCACTGCAGAAGACGTTCGAAGTCTTAGGGCTGAAGTTTCATCCTTGAAAGACCAGTTATCAATTCAGCAGGCTGCAACAGAAGCTGAGAAACGGCATACGACGGCCCTAGAATTCAAGTTGAAACAAGCTGAAATAGCTCGAACTCAACTTATGGAACAGACTCCTCTTACT gtGACGATAGGTTCGCAAGCAATGACTTCCAGCACTCCTCCACGGTCGTCGCCGGCACCTTCTCTGACTGAAAGCGTGATGAGTGCGAGCTGGATGCAGGACGACATCCTCAACGGCGTTCCATCAGTTAGCCTCATGAGTGACCACGCAGGCCCTTCGTCTGCCCTGCTTGAAAACCTCCAATCGCAGCTGAAGTGGAGGGAAGGAGAAATAGCGCAGATGCGTTTGCGGACCCGTCGACTGGAGGCGGAGAGGACCGATCTCTCCAAGCAGGTGGCCGACCTGACCGCCAAGGCAGAGACGCAATCCTCCGAGCTGGAGAGATTTGTCGAGTTGGAAAGGAAGTACGACGCCCTGTTGCAGATGTATGGCGAGCAAATAGAGGTCAACCAGGAGCTGCGAATGGACTTGATTGATGTGAAAGACATGTTCAAAATTCAGATCGAAGCGCTGGTCAGCAACCAGGCAAACACTCCTTCCTGA
- the Cdc23 gene encoding cell division cycle protein 23 homolog, translated as MLEEMKKLDLREVKKDLIRGYNECLGRGLSETAKWLSELRISLSSIQVNPSEVEAEPAVPAEEIDFYDLARTLLELREYDRCAHFISSSEHPKLVFLRNWAQFLASEKRHIDNMTEASASSQHSPCLQELRDLLSSLNLLINGTGSILGSKSSVQSRDGYLLYLHGIVLKKLKVRQQAVESLVKAINISPLNWGAWLELSQLVTDRCMLSNLKLPNHWIKYFFIGHMYLELQMNEEALEIYMFLKESGFEKCSYLNAQIALAYHNKRDVEIAVEMFRKLLDYDPYRLENMDTYSNLLYVKEMRAELAHLAHSVSEVDKYRAETCVVIGNFYSLRNEHSKAVQSFQRALRLKPNFLSAWTLMGHEFMELKNINAAMKSYRQAIEVNWLDYRAWYGLGQTYEILKMPQFSQYHYKKAQALRPNDSRMLIALGEANEKVEKFKDAMKCYYKARNVGDIERTALLKLAKLHDTMGHKDNAAELYLEYAAESQRMLSIEGNSGMAGGSDRVELARAYKYLANHFLIQGDIEQACMYCNKCLEFEETKEEGKALLRSIAEKRQKEETANMLIDMPVTEESTPAEGQAVSIHSAVPVRLQMSGLSSLESPNVSVQSNVATPGPADVTNRSDMSLTDSDDTPMVLSP; from the exons atgtTGGAAGAAATGAAGAAACTGGACTTGCGTGAGGTTAAGAAGGACCTCATTCGAGGCTACAACGAATGCTTAGGCCGAGGTTTATCGGAGACAGCCAAATG gcTCTCTGAATTACGAATTTCGTTGTCCTCAATTCAAGTAAATCCTTCAGAAGTGGAAGCTGAGCCCGCAGTGCCAGCGGAAGAAATAGACTTTTATGATCTGGCAAGAACACTTCTTGAGCTACGAGAATATGACAG GTGCGCTCACTTTATTTCCTCATCAGAGCACCCAAAACTTGTATTCCTGCGCAACTGGGCTCAATTCCTTGCTTCAGAAAAGAGGCACATCGACAACATGACGGAAGCTAGTGCAA GTTCTCAACATTCTCCTTGCTTGCAAGAGCTGAGAGACCTTCTGAGCAGTTTGAACCTTCTGATCAATGGCACCGGCTCGATTCTTGGAAGCAAATCTTCAGTTCAGTCCAGGGATGGGTACTTGCTCTACCTGCACGGAATCGTTTTGAAGAAGCTCAAAGTGCGACAGCAGGCTGTCGAGAGTTTAGTCAAGGCCATCAATATTTCTCCTCTCAACTGGGGAGCCTGGCTGGAACTGTCACAGTTAGTGACAGACCGATGCATG cTTTCCAACCTGAAACTGCCAAACCACTGGATCAAATACTTTTTCATCGGGCACATGTATCTTGAGTTGCAAATGAATGAAGAGGCGCTTGAAATTTACATGTTTTTGAAAGAGAGCGGCTTTGAGAAATGCAGCTATCTGAACGCTCAAATTGCCCTTGCGTACCACAACAAAAGAG ACGTTGAAATTGCTGTTGAAATGTTCAGAAAACTGTTGGATTATGATCCTTACCGACTAGAGAACATGGATACATACAGCAATTTATTATATGTTAAAGAGATGAGAGCGGAATTGGCTCACCTCGCTCACTCAGTCAGCGAAGTGGACAAGTACCGAGCAGAAACATGCGTGGTGATAG GCAACTTCTACAGTTTACGAAATGAGCACTCGAAAGCCGTCCAGAGTTTCCAGAGAGCTTTGAGACTGAAGCCCAACTTTTTATCAGCGTGGACTCTGATGGGCCACGAGTTCATGGAGTTGAAGAACATCAATGCTGCTATGAAAAGCTACAGACAGGCGATAG AGGTCAATTGGCTTGACTACAGAGCTTGGTACGGCCTGGGGCAGACATATGAAATTCTCAAAATGCCCCAATTCAGCCAGTACCACTATAAAAAAGCCCAGGCACTGAGGCCGAACGACAGCCGGATGCTCATCGCGTTGGGAGAGGCGAATGAGaaggttgaaaaattcaaagatgCCATGAAGTGCTACTATAAAGCCAGGAATGTCGGAGACATTGAGCGAACTGCCCTCCTCAAATTGGCCAA gCTACACGACACGATGGGCCACAAAGACAACGCAGCAGAGCTGTACCTGGAGTATGCAGCCGAGAGCCAGCGAATGTTGTCTATTGAAGGAAATAGCGGCATGGCAGGTGGTTCGGACAGGGTCGAGTTAGCGCGGGCCTATAAGTACCTGGCGAACCATTTCCTCATCCAAGGAGACATCGAGCAAGCCTGCATGTACTGCAACAAATGCCTTGAATTTGAAGAG ACGAAAGAGGAAGGCAAGGCTTTGTTGAGAAGCATCGCTGAGAAGCGGCAAAAGGAAGAAACGGCCAACATGCTGATTGACATGCCTGTCACTGAGGAATCAACGCCTGCCGAGGGGCAAGCAGTGAGCATCCACTCGGCAGTGCCCGTGAGGCTGCAGATGTCGGGCTTGTCCAGCCTCGAGTCGCCGAACGTCAGCGTCCAATCAAACGTGGCAACACCAGGCCCTGCAGACGTGACCAACAGAAGTGACATGTCGTTGACTGACAGTGATGATACACCAATGGTGCTATCGCCGTGA